A stretch of the Glandiceps talaboti chromosome 23, keGlaTala1.1, whole genome shotgun sequence genome encodes the following:
- the LOC144452591 gene encoding uncharacterized protein LOC144452591, with amino-acid sequence MDDVDRMVFDEEFEEMREHLDVDKTLALLTKRKVFSDTDIKEIKTSGSEEKARKILSLVRDKGKFVSFRTILRQSGQISLANRLSISTFGTPDKKKAQSKSKNPTANTNPNEKQKN; translated from the exons ATGGACGATGTCGATAGAATGGTATTCGATGAAGAATTTGAGGAAATGAGAGAACATTTAGATGTGGACAAGACACTCGCTCTGCTGACAAAGAGAAAAGTTTTCTCTGATACAGATATCAAAGAAATAAAG ACTTCTGGTAGTGAAGAAAAAGCCAGGAAAATTCTTTCATTAGTGCGGGATAAAGGAAAGTTTGTCAGTTTTAGAACAATCCTTAGACAATCTGGTCAAATTTCATTAGCAAACAGATTATCGATATCAACTTTTGGCACTCCAGACAAAAAGAAAGCACAAT cAAAGAGTAAAAATCCTACAGCCAACACCAATCcaaatgagaaacagaaaaattgA
- the LOC144452993 gene encoding aqualysin-1-like, producing MQHDGCDVKKVYTDDLFTFLDVIITEDVTLDKIRGLCEVGFVQEMYEVRVANDHEYWAQDRINQRNLPLDDDTSLPKCKIPQICGCPPSPPETPNIYIFDTGINYDHDEFGGRAALYYDYYTNDGSDVNGHGTHVAALAGGLTFGLAKTANIWSVKVLDDDGNGSLMSIWEGLASLLNSIPPLPGVINMSLGGEITDSFGALLIDTVQSTYNMPVVVAAGNENANVENHFPASVKSVITVAASNMADNRAYFSNYGSGVDIFAPGVDITSASKLSNDGTVELSGTSMSSPIVAGQAALIKGAFPLATVPQVAKVIYINSSKNVLGSNLNESPNKLLYACEP from the exons ATGCAACATGATGGCTGTGATGTAAAGAAGGTTTACACTGATGATCTATTCACATTTCTGGATGTAATAATTACAGAGGATGTAACCCTTGACAAG ATCAGAGGATTGTGTGAGGTTGGATTTGTCCAAGAAATGTACGAAGTACGAGTGGCCAATGACCATGAATACTGGGCCCAAGATAGAATCAATCAGCGAAATCTTCCCTTAGATGATGATACCTCTTTGCCTAAATGTAAAATTCCCCAGATTTGCGGATGTCCACCAA GTCCACCTGAAACTCCTAATATTTATATCTTTGATACTGGAATTAATTATGACCACGATGAATTCGGAGGGAGAGCGGCTTTATACTATGATTATTACACAAATGAT GGCAGCGATGTTAACGGTCATGGGACACACGTTGCTGCACTCGCAGGAGGACTGACCTTTGGCCTGGCCAAAACTGCAAATATTTGGAGTGTCAAAGTTTTGGACGACGATGGAAATGGAAGTCTCATGTCTATATGGGAAG GTCTTGCTTCTCTACTTAATTCTATTCCACCATTACCTGGTGTAATCAATATGTCTTTGGGTGGAGAAATTACTGACTCTTTTGGTGCTCTTCTCATTGACACTGTTCAGTCCACTTATAACATGCCTGTGGTTGTAGCCGCTGGAAACGAGAATGCTAATGTCGAAAATCACTTTCCAGCAAGCGTTAAATCA GTGATTACAGTTGCAGCTTCAAATATGGCTGACAACAGAGCATATTTTTCAAACTATGGATCTGGGGTCGACATATTTGCTCCTGGAGTAGACATTACAAGTGCTTCCAAGTTGTCAAATGATGGCACAGTGGAACTTTCTGGTACTTCAATGTCTTCTCCAATCGTTGCCG GGCAAGCTGCGTTGATAAAAGGTGCATTTCCTCTAGCTACTGTGCCCCAAGTGGCCAAAGTCATTTATATCAACTCGTCCAAAAATGTCCTGGGAAGTAACCTGAATGAATCTCCGAATAAGCTTCTGTATGCTTGTGAACCATGA